The proteins below are encoded in one region of Williamsoniiplasma luminosum:
- a CDS encoding endo-beta-N-acetylglucosaminidase produces MKKTFPIFILSVLIFGITANFVVVNIGNTSIRRYLETLPDFDWSSVNGDRAPDIKIKPIDLKNNHDVVNQNTIYADAWDSVFDYTNFHTGYQYVDSIKKQAVTGAPTGKLFQPNGNIGLDFGLTSRAIKFQELNSFLTWNPKNDMDAKYNVATIANAVTSKRVAAPWAASQNPKVLSKYLSDSNIQNRVPATTNIGLKNNFETSFANLQYTDYMVGWGGSWFEGLIKLPPADLVEESHKNGIKVFGNIFLDGYHGLSKKLLRDFLKKDSSGNYLIAQILINMAAYMNLDGWFWNNEANGGLPNGSILDYRELKIIFKQMNEIIKKSKDPKVQKLQNEYYANLNLQYNTAGRPYYQEAADMVRVSSLYQQTFGFDPYEMKNVMNFIPHLDPYKVFSILEVGGVGLRGIFDTRTITNEARNYDGKEFNNSSDRTNALNQNNQVKFWGDPLISPTFFEGGGGSNYGQEALDIMKQTSEYQEAKAKGLLPWWKENMYAQQVAAISDDLLYTGRNRFVRGYAWEADPQYDETQKGKISWLNADGTPKSDEELEQFQPNDWKINSQLKSDYGMSNNGWNSQWVNGEWPNESKRAAIIKTLDVLPTFQKVEDWKNGNNKLSLKQRQWFFSKDKDGNYIYSSGEANSRQESTIINNEMNDDLVTNFSTGNGIYFKDFEGNLIEQYPWSNRRLADVQPTYKWDVKQFKGGVYNSDLQNFAQNQISGFYDYYHPYKKGNSISLGKKINMDGSVVGFDAKKDQRILWNIMGANLDKTKMNDKKISFKVQGNISDQSTKLDNSQHIQDLQDMFDIGVVLSDGSFTEDHTETDRLTRYKNLSKFYELKKPDVSITKDKFDSNWLDVSLDLSQVTNPISDNQKLSKIGLVLTPKQDVQNVVFNLGEFSITKSLQPILSETLGRISSFNSEYVVERQNTLNARIGWTFEGDRTNLDYYEIYAIDADNKKIRLGETTQEIYYVKNLPFNSNLKIGIKPIYKNYDNKVLGETYIYAISKKPKNWE; encoded by the coding sequence ATGAAAAAAACATTTCCTATTTTTATATTATCGGTGCTGATTTTTGGGATAACAGCTAATTTTGTTGTTGTCAATATTGGTAATACAAGCATTCGACGCTATCTTGAAACATTACCCGATTTTGATTGGAGCTCGGTTAATGGAGACCGAGCTCCAGATATTAAAATTAAGCCAATTGACTTAAAAAATAATCATGATGTAGTGAATCAAAACACAATCTATGCTGATGCTTGAGATTCTGTTTTTGATTACACAAATTTCCACACAGGCTATCAATATGTTGATTCAATTAAAAAACAAGCAGTAACTGGGGCTCCAACCGGAAAATTATTTCAACCGAACGGTAACATTGGATTGGATTTTGGTTTAACTAGTCGAGCAATTAAATTTCAAGAATTGAATTCATTTTTAACATGAAATCCAAAAAATGATATGGATGCAAAATACAATGTAGCAACCATTGCTAATGCGGTTACATCAAAACGAGTCGCTGCTCCTTGAGCAGCAAGTCAAAATCCGAAAGTTCTGTCCAAATATTTGTCTGATTCAAACATCCAAAACAGAGTTCCTGCCACAACCAACATTGGTCTTAAAAATAATTTTGAAACCTCATTTGCAAATTTACAATATACAGATTATATGGTCGGTTGAGGTGGTTCTTGATTTGAGGGATTAATTAAATTACCACCAGCTGATTTAGTGGAAGAATCACACAAAAACGGAATTAAAGTTTTTGGAAATATTTTCCTTGATGGTTATCATGGGTTATCAAAAAAACTCCTTCGAGATTTTTTGAAAAAAGATTCTAGTGGAAATTATTTAATTGCGCAAATCTTAATTAATATGGCGGCTTATATGAATCTTGATGGTTGGTTTTGAAACAATGAAGCAAATGGTGGTTTACCAAACGGATCCATTTTAGACTACCGAGAATTAAAAATCATTTTTAAACAAATGAATGAGATTATTAAAAAATCTAAAGATCCCAAAGTCCAAAAATTACAAAATGAATATTATGCAAATTTAAATTTACAATACAACACAGCTGGTAGACCATATTATCAAGAAGCTGCTGACATGGTAAGAGTATCGAGTTTATATCAACAAACTTTTGGTTTTGATCCGTATGAAATGAAAAATGTGATGAATTTTATTCCGCATCTTGATCCTTATAAGGTGTTCTCAATTCTTGAGGTTGGTGGTGTTGGTTTGAGAGGTATTTTTGATACAAGAACAATCACTAATGAAGCAAGAAATTATGATGGCAAAGAGTTTAATAATTCTTCAGATCGAACTAATGCTTTGAATCAAAACAATCAAGTTAAATTTTGAGGTGATCCATTAATTTCACCAACTTTTTTCGAAGGTGGTGGCGGTTCAAATTATGGACAAGAAGCATTGGATATCATGAAACAAACATCTGAATATCAAGAGGCAAAAGCCAAAGGTCTTTTGCCTTGATGAAAAGAAAATATGTATGCCCAACAAGTGGCCGCGATTAGTGATGATTTATTATATACTGGTAGAAATCGTTTTGTGCGTGGTTATGCTTGAGAAGCTGATCCACAATATGACGAAACACAAAAAGGAAAAATTAGTTGATTAAATGCTGATGGAACGCCAAAAAGTGATGAAGAACTTGAGCAATTTCAACCAAACGATTGAAAAATTAATAGTCAATTAAAATCTGATTATGGAATGAGTAATAATGGTTGAAATAGCCAATGAGTGAATGGTGAATGACCCAATGAATCAAAAAGAGCTGCGATCATTAAAACACTAGACGTGTTGCCAACATTTCAAAAAGTTGAAGATTGAAAAAATGGGAATAATAAATTGTCTTTGAAACAAAGACAATGATTCTTTTCAAAAGATAAAGATGGCAATTATATTTACTCTTCAGGTGAGGCGAATAGTCGACAAGAATCAACCATTATTAATAATGAAATGAATGATGATTTAGTGACTAATTTTTCAACCGGAAATGGAATTTATTTTAAAGATTTTGAAGGAAATTTAATTGAACAATATCCATGATCAAACAGAAGATTAGCCGATGTTCAACCAACTTATAAATGAGATGTTAAACAATTTAAAGGTGGGGTGTATAATTCAGATTTACAAAATTTTGCTCAAAACCAAATTTCTGGATTCTATGACTATTATCACCCTTATAAAAAGGGTAATTCCATTTCATTGGGTAAAAAAATTAATATGGATGGTTCAGTTGTTGGTTTTGATGCAAAAAAAGATCAAAGAATTCTTTGAAATATAATGGGGGCTAATTTAGATAAAACCAAAATGAATGATAAGAAAATATCATTTAAAGTTCAAGGCAATATTTCTGATCAAAGCACCAAATTAGATAATTCTCAACACATCCAAGATTTACAAGATATGTTTGATATTGGTGTGGTTTTATCTGATGGTTCATTCACTGAAGATCACACTGAAACTGATCGATTAACAAGATATAAGAATCTTTCAAAATTTTATGAGCTTAAAAAACCAGATGTTTCAATCACCAAAGACAAATTCGATTCTAATTGATTAGATGTTAGTTTGGATTTGTCTCAAGTTACCAATCCAATTTCTGATAATCAAAAACTGTCAAAAATCGGTTTGGTTTTAACACCAAAACAAGATGTTCAAAATGTTGTTTTTAATCTTGGTGAATTTTCAATTACAAAATCATTGCAACCAATCTTATCTGAAACGTTAGGTAGAATTAGCTCATTTAATTCAGAGTATGTTGTCGAAAGACAAAACACATTAAATGCTAGAATCGGGTGAACATTCGAAGGTGATAGAACCAATTTAGATTACTATGAGATTTATGCAATCGATGCGGATAATAAAAAAATTCGACTTGGAGAAACAACACAAGAGATTTATTATGTTAAAAATTTACCGTTTAATTCCAATTTGAAAATTGGAATTAAACCAATATATAAAAACTACGACAACAAAGTTTTAGGAGAAACTTACATTTATGCAATTAGTAAAAAACCAAAAAATTGGGAATAA
- the metG gene encoding methionine--tRNA ligase: protein MPKKFYVTTPIYYPSGKLHIGHAYTTTLADILKRYKQMQGFETFFLTGSDEHGQKIEQKAKEAGLEPKKYLDSIVLNFNELWEKLDIKFDKFIRTTDDYHQATVKKIFSILIEKDLIYKGFYEGLYCVSCEEFLSPDQINEAGLCKISNDRPQLVKEDTYFLRTSKFQDFVSDLLATDFLVPEYRRTEMLNNFVNPGIQDLSVTRVSFKWGISINEDPKHIVYVWLDALTNYITALGYLQNDDSNFQKFWSEDTEILQLAGKEIVRFHAIYWPIILKSLDLRMPNHLLAHGWILNKDTKMSKSLGNVVDPIEYIDTYGADALRFYIAYELPTDKDGNFTNEMFIESFNAHLANNVGNLISRVNNMITKYFDGEIKDIQNVDSDLIKLGNYTIDKYIELMDQYKISEAMRVVLDLGAAANKFIEVQEPWNLEKEGKTQELEMVMATLQRTLGIIVYLLKPVLVQNHDLMLEQIGLENVVLSFEELKTFETIKFKKLGDKKIIYQRLK, encoded by the coding sequence ATGCCAAAAAAATTTTATGTAACAACACCGATTTATTATCCGAGCGGAAAATTACACATCGGTCATGCTTACACAACTACACTTGCAGACATTTTAAAAAGATATAAACAAATGCAAGGTTTTGAAACTTTCTTTTTAACAGGAAGTGATGAACATGGTCAAAAAATCGAACAAAAAGCCAAGGAAGCAGGATTAGAACCAAAGAAATATCTTGATTCAATTGTGCTAAATTTTAATGAATTATGAGAAAAATTAGATATTAAATTTGATAAATTTATTAGAACCACTGATGATTATCATCAAGCAACAGTCAAAAAGATTTTTTCAATTTTAATTGAAAAAGACTTAATTTATAAAGGCTTTTATGAAGGTTTATATTGTGTAAGTTGTGAAGAATTTTTATCACCAGATCAAATTAATGAAGCTGGTTTATGTAAAATTTCTAATGATCGACCACAATTAGTCAAAGAAGATACTTACTTTTTAAGAACAAGTAAATTTCAAGATTTTGTCAGTGATTTATTAGCAACTGACTTTTTAGTTCCTGAATATCGTAGAACTGAAATGTTGAATAACTTTGTTAATCCCGGAATTCAAGACCTATCAGTGACAAGGGTTTCGTTTAAATGAGGAATCTCAATTAATGAAGATCCTAAACATATCGTTTATGTTTGATTGGATGCTTTAACCAACTATATTACTGCATTGGGGTACTTGCAAAATGATGATTCAAATTTTCAAAAATTCTGATCAGAGGACACCGAGATTTTACAATTAGCTGGAAAAGAAATTGTGCGTTTCCACGCTATCTATTGACCGATCATTCTTAAATCTTTAGATTTAAGAATGCCAAATCATCTATTAGCTCATGGTTGAATTTTAAACAAGGATACTAAGATGAGCAAGTCTTTAGGAAACGTAGTTGATCCGATTGAGTATATTGATACTTATGGAGCTGATGCATTGAGGTTTTACATCGCTTATGAATTGCCAACTGATAAGGATGGAAATTTTACAAACGAAATGTTTATTGAATCTTTTAATGCCCACTTGGCAAATAATGTTGGTAACTTAATTAGCCGTGTGAATAACATGATTACCAAATATTTTGATGGTGAAATTAAAGATATCCAAAATGTTGATTCTGACTTAATCAAATTAGGAAATTACACAATTGATAAATACATTGAATTAATGGATCAATATAAAATTAGTGAAGCAATGCGAGTGGTTTTAGATTTGGGAGCTGCTGCCAACAAATTTATCGAAGTCCAAGAACCTTGAAATTTAGAAAAAGAAGGTAAAACCCAAGAACTTGAAATGGTGATGGCAACTCTTCAAAGAACGTTGGGGATCATTGTTTATTTATTAAAACCAGTTTTAGTTCAAAACCATGATTTAATGTTAGAACAAATAGGTTTAGAAAATGTTGTTTTATCTTTTGAGGAATTAAAAACATTTGAAACAATCAAGTTTAAAAAACTAGGTGATAAAAAAATAATCTATCAAAGATTGAAATAA